DNA from Streptomyces luteogriseus:
GCGGCGGTGACGGGGCGTTCGCCGGAGGTGTCGTCGGCGAGCTTCTCCGCCGCCGCCAGCTTGGTGGCGAGCGCCTTGATGTCCCTGCCGAAGTCGTAGTCGTAGGCGTCGTAGGTCTTTTCGCCGACCTTCTTCGTCTCGGCGCCGCGCGCCACCAGGGTGAGGTTCTCGTTGCCCCTGGCCTTGAGGGAGGCGATGCGCGCGTCGTGCAGGACGTTCAGGGAGCGGACGCCGTGGTCGTAGGAGTCGTTCAGACCCGCGCGGGCGAGGGTGTGGCCGACGACCAGCCAGAGGAGGACGACCGTCGCCGTGGCGGTGGCGGCCACCAGACCGTGGTTCAGGACCCTGTTCGTCCGCCGGTAGTTGCGGTGCTGGGCCCAGGCGAGGGCCGCCAGAGCGGCGACGCCGAGGGCGATCGCCGCCCAGGGGTAGGGCGTGGCAGCCGCGTAGTCCGCGCTGAGGCGCTGGTTCTCCTTCGTGTAGAGGTCCTCCGCCGCCGGGAGCATCTGGTGCTGCATCTTCTCGTTGGCGTAGCGGAGGTAGGCGCCGCCGACGGGGAAGCCCTGGCGGTTGTACGTGCGGGCCCGCTCCACCAGGCCCTTGTACTCCGGCAGGAGCCTGTTGAGCTTGGCGATCGTCGCCGTCGACGGGGAGTCCGGATCGGCGTTGGCGGCGGCGTTGACGAGCTTCTCGGCGGCCGTGCGGATGTCCCGCTCGTAGCGGTCGCGGGTGCCGGGCGACTCCTGGCCACCGGCCAGGAAGCCGCTGGAGGCGGCGGTGTTGGCGTCGGCGAGGGAGCGGTAGATGTCCGCGGCGTCCGAGCTGAGGGGCTGGCTGCGGGTCAGGACGTCGTCGGCGGCGGCCGCGCGGTCGGTCATCTGCCAGGCGGTGACGGCGCCGAAGGCGACGACGAGGAGGGCCAGGAGGGCGCCGATGATGCGGAGGCGGCCCGGTTCGGTGGTGGCCGCGGAGCGCAGCTGGTCGAGGCCCTCGGCGAAGGCGGTGCGGCGGGGGGTCGTGGCGGGGGGTGCGGCGGGAGCCGGGGCGGTGCCGGGAGGAGCGGCAGGGGGTGCCGGTTGGGCCGGTACGGCGGGCAGGATGGGCAGGCCGGGGCCCGGTGGTGGCGGGCTGCTCTTCGGCGTGTACGTCACTGTGACCTCCCCCGTGGTCATCCGTCGCCGCAAGTATCGCTGCCGGGACCGACATCCGCACCGGCCTTGCCCTGATCTTGATCGGATCGCAGCGTGGCGCGCGCCCCCTCGCACCACCCCTCGCGGCGCCCCTCGTCCAGGAACACGTACGGGGAGTGGGTTCGGTTCCCGGACTCGGGGCGCGCCCCGGACGCCTTAGGCGTCGTAGTACGTCCGCAGCTTCTCCTGCGCCCCCGCCTTCGCTCCGACGTGGTCCAGTCCCAGCAGTGCCGCGCCCAGCACCGGGCGGGACGTCACCACCCGCGGTACCGCCTTCGGCGCGCGGTCGGCCAGCAAGCGGGCGATGTGGTCGTTCAGTTGCGGGTGCCGGGCGGCCAGGACGCCGCCGCCCAGGAGCACGGGGGTCTCCTCGGAGAGGAGGTCCAGGCGGGTCAGGGCGACGACCGTCATGGAGACCACCTCCTCGGCCTGGCGTTCCACGATCGCCCGGGCGATCGGGTCGCCGTCGGCGGCCGTGGCGAAGAGGACGGGGGTCAGTTCGTGGCGCCGGAGCTTGGGGACGTGCTCCAGGTGCAGCGCTTCGACGAGGGCGTACATGGAGGGCAGGCCGAAGCGGGCGGGCAGGGTGTGGGACAGGGCGGTGGGGGCGCCGCGGCCGTCCTCCGCCCGGGACGCGTGCCAGAGGGCCTCCTCGGAGAGCCCCCAGCCGCCGCCCCAGTCGCCCGAGACCCGGCCGAGGGCCGGGAAGCGGGCCGTGCGGCCGTCGGGGCGCATGCCCACGCAGTTGATGCCCGCGCCGCAGACGACCGCCACCCCCCGGGGTTCGCCGGCCCCGGCCCGCAGGATCGCGAAGGTGTCGTTGCGGACCGTCACCGTCGCGCCCCAGGCGCGCGCCCGCAGCGCCGCGGCCAGTTGCTCCTCCTCGACGGGGAAGTCGGCGTTGGCGAGGCAGGCCGAGACATGGGTGACCGAGGTGAGGCCCGCGGCGGTGAGGGCCTGCGCCACGGTCGCGGCGAGGCCGTTCACCGCCGTGTCCACGCCCACGGCCGGTGGACGGAAGCCGCCCCCGCGTGCCGTGGCGAGGACGTCCCCGTCCGCCGTCACGATCGCGACGTCCGTCTTGCTGTTGCCCGCGTCGATGGCGAGGACACGTGCGGTCACGCCCACGCGAGGTGCTCCCGGTTGTGTGCGATCAGCCGGTCGGTGAGCGTCTCGGCGTACGCGTACTGACCGACGAGGGGATGGGACAGGAGGGCGCGGAAGACGCGGTCCCTGCCGCCGTGCAGGGCGGCCTGGAGGGCCAGGTCCTCATAGGCCGTGACGCCGGCCATCAGGCCCGCGTGGAGCGGGTCCACGGGCTGCACGGGGAGGGGGGACGCGCCCTTGGCCCCCACGGCCGCCTGGACCTCGATCACCGCGTCGTCGGGGAGGAACGGCAGCGTGCCCCGGTTGTACGTGTTCACCACCTGGTACGGCGAACCGCCGCCGCCCAGCAGGGCCGCCGCCAGGTCCACCGCCGCCTCCGAGTAGAAGGCGCCGCCCCGCTCGGCGAGCAGCTCCGGCTTCTCGTCCAGGGCCGGGTCGGCGTACATCGCGAGCAACCGGCGTTCCATCTCCGCGACTTCGGCCGCCCGGGACGGTTTCGTCCGCAGTTCCCGTACCACCTCGTCGTGCGCGTAGTAGTAGCGCAGGTAGTAGGAGGGGATCACGCCCAGCGTGTCGAGCAGGGGGCGGGGCAGGCGGAGGTCGGCCGCGATCGTGTCGCCGTGTTCGCCCAGCAGCTTCGGCAGGACGTCCTCGCCCTCCGGGCCGCCGAGGCGTACGGCCGTCTCCCAGGTGAGGTGGTTGAGGCCGACGTGGTCCAGGTGGATCTCGGAGGCCGCCACGGACAGCAGGGCGGCGAACTTGCGCTGCAGGCCGATCGCCACGTTGCACAGGCCCACCGTCTTGTGGCCCGCCTGGAGGAGGGCGCGGGTCACGATGCCGACGGGGTTGGTGAAGTCGATGATCCAGGCCCGGGGGTTGGTGCGGCGGACGCGGTCCGCGATGTCCAGGACGACCGGGACCGTGCGCAGGGCCTTGGCGAGACCGCCGGCGCCGGTGGTCTCCTGGCCCACGCAGCCGCATTCCAGAGGCCAGGTCTCGTCCTGCTGACGGGCCGCCTGACCGCCGACGCGCAGTTGCAGGAGGACCGCGTCCGCGCCGTCCACCGCCTCGTCGAGGTCGGTCGTCGTGGTGACGCGGCCCGCGTGCTCCTGACGGGCGAAGATGCGGCGGGCCAGACCGCCGACCAGGTCGAGACGGTCCT
Protein-coding regions in this window:
- a CDS encoding 6-phospho-beta-glucosidase, which encodes MKLTVVGGGSTYTPELVDGFARLRDTLPVEELVLMDPAEDRLDLVGGLARRIFARQEHAGRVTTTTDLDEAVDGADAVLLQLRVGGQAARQQDETWPLECGCVGQETTGAGGLAKALRTVPVVLDIADRVRRTNPRAWIIDFTNPVGIVTRALLQAGHKTVGLCNVAIGLQRKFAALLSVAASEIHLDHVGLNHLTWETAVRLGGPEGEDVLPKLLGEHGDTIAADLRLPRPLLDTLGVIPSYYLRYYYAHDEVVRELRTKPSRAAEVAEMERRLLAMYADPALDEKPELLAERGGAFYSEAAVDLAAALLGGGGSPYQVVNTYNRGTLPFLPDDAVIEVQAAVGAKGASPLPVQPVDPLHAGLMAGVTAYEDLALQAALHGGRDRVFRALLSHPLVGQYAYAETLTDRLIAHNREHLAWA
- a CDS encoding N-acetylglucosamine kinase; this encodes MGVTARVLAIDAGNSKTDVAIVTADGDVLATARGGGFRPPAVGVDTAVNGLAATVAQALTAAGLTSVTHVSACLANADFPVEEEQLAAALRARAWGATVTVRNDTFAILRAGAGEPRGVAVVCGAGINCVGMRPDGRTARFPALGRVSGDWGGGWGLSEEALWHASRAEDGRGAPTALSHTLPARFGLPSMYALVEALHLEHVPKLRRHELTPVLFATAADGDPIARAIVERQAEEVVSMTVVALTRLDLLSEETPVLLGGGVLAARHPQLNDHIARLLADRAPKAVPRVVTSRPVLGAALLGLDHVGAKAGAQEKLRTYYDA